From a single Lolium rigidum isolate FL_2022 chromosome 7, APGP_CSIRO_Lrig_0.1, whole genome shotgun sequence genomic region:
- the LOC124676989 gene encoding cysteine-rich receptor-like protein kinase 6 gives MDKPRRRFSRYLAGISATFLLAVLHAPLTAAEDEPPPWPTCGPYPPTGNYTQNSTYHANIDLLAASLPRNASSSPALYATGSVGDVPDIVYGQALCRGDVANASACGSCVAAAFRGAQQACPLYKDVMIFYDLCQLRFSNRNFLLDNDYIVTTYTLQRSRLVGAPAFDAAVGLLVNATADHAVGDSSRRFGTGEEGFDDKGNPKIYALSQCAPDTTVDVCRACLRRIIRQLRDSFSGRTGGGIFGVWCNFRYEVYPFFSGRPLLQLPQFVESPPASAPPATGGGEKMRNRTVKVLAIVMPTIAVILVIPVVYFFCWRRRRRPEADAFLPSTSEDIQHIDSLLLDLATLRVATDDFDERKMLGKGGFGMVYKGVLPDSQEIAVKRLGQTSRQGIGELKSELVLVAKLHHRNLVRLVGVCLEEDEKILVYEYMPNRSLDTIIFDFERKKELDWGKRFKIINGIARGLQYLHEDSQLKIVHRDLKASNVLLDLDYNPKISDFGLAKIFGGDQSVDVTHRIAGTYGYMAPEYAMRGQYSIKSDVFSFGVLVLEIVTGRRNSGSYNTEQDVDLLNLVWEHRTRGNVIELIDPSLSSHPPVDQILKCIHVGLLCVQRKPASRPAMSSVNIMFSSHTVRLPSLSRPAFCIQEVSVNESSTAYSETYPLAEKSTVMSSNEVSITELSPR, from the exons ATGGACAAGCCCCGCCGCCGCTTCTCCCGGTACCTCGCCGGCATCAGCGCAAcattcctcctcgccgtccttcATGCCCCGCTCACCGCCGCGGAAGACGAACCGCCTCCGTGGCCAACCTGCGGGCCCTATCCCCCCACCGGCAACTACACGCAGAACAGCACCTACCATGCCAACATCGATCTCCTCGCCGCGTCCCTCCCCAGGAACGCCTCCTCGTCCCCGGCGCTCTACGCCACAGGGAGCGTCGGCGACGTGCCGGACATCGTCTACGGCCAGGCGCTCTGCCGCGGCGACGTCGCCAACGCCTCCGCCTGCGGGAGCTGCGTCGCGGCCGCCTTCCGCGGCGCGCAGCAGGCGTGCCCGCTCTACAAGGACGTGATGATCTTCTACGACCTCTGCCAGCTCCGCTTCTCCAACCGGAACTTCCTCCTCGACAACGACTACATCGTTACCACGTACACGCTCCAGCGCTCCCGGCTCGTGGGCGCGCCGGCGTTCGACGCCGCCGTCGGGCTGCTCGTCAACGCCACCGCCGACCACGCGGTGGGGGACTCGTCCAGGCGGTTCGGCACGGGGGAGGAGGGCTTCGACGACAAGGGGAACCCCAAGATTTACGCGCTGTCGCAGTGCGCGCCGGACACGACGGTGGACGTCTGCCGGGCCTGCCTTCGCCGCATAATTCGGCAGCTGCGGGACTCCTTCAGCGGGAGGACCGGTGGAGGGATTTTCGGGGTGTGGTGTAACTTCCGGTACGAGGTGTACCCTTTCTTCTCCGGCCGGCCGCTGCTGCAGCTGCCGCAGTTCGTGGAGAGCCCGCCTGCTTCCGCCCCGCCGGcgaccggaggaggag AGAAAATGAGAAATCGTACAGTTAAAGTTCTAGCTATTGTGATGCCTACAATTGCTGTGATATTGGTGATCCCGGTGGTATATTTTTTctgttggaggaggaggagaagaccaGAAGCAGATGCGTTTCTACCTT CTACCTCGGAGGATATTCAACACATCGATTCGCTTCTTCTTGATCTAGCAACACTAAGAGTTGCCACCGATGACTTTGACGAAAGGAAGATGCTCGGTAAAGGAGGGTTCGGTATGGTTTATAAG GGAGTCCTACCTGACAGTCAAGAAATAGCCGTCAAAAGGCTTGGTCAGACTTCCAGACAAGGAATAGGAGAACTGAAGAGCGAACTGGTTCTagttgccaagcttcaccacaggAATCTCGTGAGACTTGTTGGTGTTTGCTTGGAAGAAGATGAGAAAATACTTGTGTACGAATATATGCCCAACAGAAGCCTCGATACCATTATTTTCG ATTTTGAGAGAAAGAAAGAGCTGGATTGGGGAAAGAGGTTCAAGATCATCAATGGAATCGCTCGAGGCTTACAATACCTCCATGAAGATTCTCAACTGAAGATAGTTCACCGTGACCTCAAAGCGAGCAACGtactgctagatttggattacaatCCCAAAATTTCTGATTTCGGCCTAGCAAAGATATTCGGAGGGGATCAATCAGTGGATGTGACTCATCGTATCGCCGGAACATA CGGATACATGGCCCCGGAATACGCCATGCGCGGTCAGTACTCCATTAAGTCGGACGTGTTCAGCTTCGGCGTCTTGGTCTTAGAGATCGTCACCGGGAGGAGAAACAGCGGCTCCTATAACACCGAGCAAGACGTCGATCTCTTGAATCTT GTATGGGAGCATAGGACCCGAGGAAACGTCATCGAGCTGATCGATCCGTCCCTGAGCAGCCATCCTCCCGTCGACCAGATTCTCAAGTGCATCCACGTCGGGCTCCTGTGCGTGCAGAGAAAACCGGCGAGCAGGCCGGCGATGTCGTCGGTGAATATCATGTTCAGCAGCCACACCGTCCGTCTCCCTTCTCTGTCCAGGCCGGCGTTCTGCATCCAGGAGGTCAGCGTGAATGAAAGCTCGACCGCGTATTCGGAAACCTATCCGCTCGCAGAAAAATCAACTGTGATGTCTTCGAACGAAGTGTCGATCACGGAGCTTTCACCCAGATGA